Proteins co-encoded in one Sphingopyxis sp. BE259 genomic window:
- a CDS encoding response regulator: protein MALLGGLALLSTALMFWATSDPILAAGFLAGLAVAVGGVVLARRLFPATVVGEAVPPDWTMLRQAVNHDDVAIAVTDRAGRMVCANDLFGTWMGGFVTPPGLPLEGRGADVLKNAGRIAWRDGEGRADDLAIGPLQLRAHVTRAGQAEDYLVWRFSALERLDLASEITRHLDGPAGRTLGHAGVMTALVNAEGRLRVANQAFLLRALGEDDAGHYAGRDVAPMLRIDDGGALYFAREGDRATPVRMLQIPLAPADSNTPVLLAMLDEEMGPTDRGTAQTYVETLLSLLPFGLAMVDRDGRFLYMNRAFVRAASLGDGKMPRYPGDIVVGEDKGALADMIRRHSSGQQVGGDLSIRLAGQSGEPVSMRVVGVRGLGEAAVLLSLKDSSEESRLKRQVAQASKMQAVGQLAGGVAHDFNNILTAVLGACDLMLMRHTPGDSDYDDIQQIRSNANRAASLTRQLLAFSRQQTLRPQILQLPDVISEVSHLLKRLIGETVQLAVHHGRGLGAVRADPGQLEQVIINLAVNARDAMPGGGTLTIETYPVSAADVRQMGNEFMPPADYCALKVSDTGTGIAADVLPKIFEPFFTTKDVGKGTGLGLSTVYGIIKQSAGFIFADSKPGQGTSFVIYLPVHRVGSDTPVVAPPPAKPKKSQWGTGTILIVEDEDMVRAVAERALTRAGYTVVTASQGEEGLERFAQMDKVDLIISDVVMPTMDGPAMVRAMRAKRPDLPVLFMSGYAEEQLRQSINIDDVAFLPKPFSVAQLAEATSAALDEAAHRAKNG, encoded by the coding sequence ATGGCGCTGCTCGGCGGGCTGGCGCTGTTATCCACGGCGCTGATGTTCTGGGCGACCAGCGATCCGATTCTGGCGGCGGGTTTCCTCGCCGGGCTGGCGGTTGCGGTCGGCGGCGTTGTGTTGGCCCGGCGGCTGTTCCCTGCCACCGTCGTGGGCGAGGCCGTGCCGCCCGACTGGACGATGCTGCGCCAGGCGGTCAATCACGACGATGTTGCGATCGCGGTCACCGACCGCGCCGGGCGTATGGTGTGCGCGAACGACCTGTTCGGCACTTGGATGGGCGGCTTTGTGACACCGCCCGGCTTGCCGCTCGAAGGCCGCGGTGCCGATGTCCTGAAGAATGCCGGGCGCATCGCGTGGCGCGATGGCGAAGGTCGCGCCGACGATCTGGCGATCGGTCCGCTGCAACTGCGGGCCCACGTGACACGGGCCGGTCAGGCAGAGGATTATCTCGTCTGGCGCTTCTCGGCACTTGAACGGCTCGATCTCGCCTCGGAAATCACCCGCCATCTCGATGGACCGGCGGGCCGCACCTTGGGCCATGCCGGGGTGATGACGGCGCTCGTCAACGCCGAAGGCCGGCTGCGCGTCGCCAATCAGGCGTTCCTCCTTCGCGCGCTGGGTGAGGATGATGCGGGCCATTATGCCGGGCGCGATGTCGCACCGATGCTGCGCATCGACGACGGCGGCGCACTATATTTTGCCCGCGAGGGCGACCGGGCGACACCGGTGCGGATGCTGCAAATCCCGCTGGCGCCCGCCGACAGCAATACGCCGGTCCTGCTCGCGATGCTCGACGAGGAAATGGGGCCGACCGATCGCGGTACCGCCCAGACCTATGTCGAAACCTTGCTGTCCCTGCTGCCGTTCGGGCTGGCGATGGTCGATCGGGACGGGCGCTTTCTGTACATGAACCGGGCCTTTGTGCGCGCGGCGAGCCTGGGGGACGGCAAGATGCCGCGCTATCCGGGCGACATCGTGGTCGGCGAGGACAAGGGCGCGCTCGCCGACATGATCCGTCGCCACAGCAGCGGCCAGCAGGTCGGCGGCGACCTGTCGATCCGGTTGGCGGGGCAAAGCGGCGAGCCGGTGTCGATGCGCGTCGTCGGGGTGCGCGGACTGGGTGAGGCGGCGGTGCTGCTGAGTCTCAAGGATTCGAGCGAGGAGTCGCGACTCAAGCGCCAAGTCGCGCAGGCGTCGAAGATGCAGGCGGTGGGCCAGCTCGCGGGCGGTGTCGCGCACGATTTCAACAATATACTGACCGCAGTGCTCGGGGCCTGCGACCTGATGCTGATGCGTCACACGCCCGGCGACAGCGATTATGACGACATCCAGCAGATCCGCAGCAACGCCAATCGCGCCGCCAGCCTGACGCGGCAATTGCTCGCCTTTTCGCGGCAGCAGACATTGCGGCCGCAGATCCTGCAACTACCCGACGTCATTTCTGAGGTGTCGCATCTGCTCAAGCGGCTGATCGGCGAAACCGTCCAGCTGGCGGTGCATCATGGCCGCGGGCTGGGCGCGGTCCGCGCCGACCCGGGGCAGCTGGAACAGGTCATCATCAACCTGGCGGTCAATGCGCGCGATGCGATGCCGGGGGGCGGGACGCTGACGATCGAGACTTACCCGGTGTCTGCCGCCGACGTGCGTCAGATGGGCAATGAATTCATGCCTCCCGCCGATTATTGCGCGCTCAAGGTCAGCGATACCGGCACCGGCATCGCCGCCGATGTGCTGCCCAAGATTTTCGAACCCTTCTTCACCACCAAGGATGTCGGCAAGGGGACCGGACTCGGCCTGTCGACCGTTTACGGCATCATCAAACAATCGGCGGGGTTCATTTTTGCCGACAGCAAGCCGGGGCAGGGGACCAGCTTTGTCATCTACCTGCCCGTCCACCGCGTTGGCAGCGATACGCCGGTCGTGGCGCCGCCGCCGGCCAAGCCCAAGAAAAGCCAGTGGGGAACCGGCACCATCCTGATCGTCGAGGACGAGGACATGGTGCGCGCCGTAGCCGAACGCGCGCTGACCCGCGCGGGATATACCGTCGTCACCGCGTCGCAGGGCGAGGAAGGGCTCGAACGCTTTGCTCAGATGGACAAGGTCGATCTGATCATCAGCGACGTCGTCATGCCGACGATGGACGGTCCCGCAATGGTGCGGGCGATGCGTGCCAAGCGGCCCGACCTGCCGGTGCTGTTCATGTCGGGCTATGCCGAGGAGCAGCTCCGTCAGTCGATCAATATCGACGATGTCGCATTCCTGCCCAAACCCTTTTCGGTCGCCCAATTGGCCGAGGCGACGTCGGCGGCGCTCGACGAGGCGGCGCACCGGGCGAAAAATGGCTGA
- a CDS encoding response regulator: MADNLRILLVEDDVLIGMMLADMFDALGLPEPAQAASMDEALAIIATESLGGALVDINLGDEKGWPVADALAERGIPFAFTSGGGDILPPAHAHRRLVAKPFRISDIEVALAEFGA, from the coding sequence ATGGCTGACAATTTGCGTATCCTGCTCGTCGAGGACGATGTGCTGATCGGCATGATGCTCGCCGATATGTTCGACGCGCTCGGGCTGCCCGAACCGGCGCAGGCGGCGAGCATGGACGAGGCGCTGGCGATCATCGCGACCGAATCATTGGGCGGCGCGCTCGTCGATATCAACCTGGGCGATGAAAAGGGGTGGCCGGTCGCGGACGCGCTGGCCGAGCGGGGGATTCCCTTTGCGTTTACGTCGGGCGGCGGCGACATCTTGCCGCCCGCGCACGCGCATCGTCGGCTGGTCGCCAAACCCTTTCGGATCAGCGATATAGAAGTCGCATTGGCGGAGTTTGGGGCGTAG
- the recA gene encoding recombinase RecA: MAGQLSLVDVGKSVNSTDRQKALDAALAQIDRAFGKGSVMKLGSKEAMQVEAISTGSLGLDIALGVGGLPRGRVIEIYGPESSGKTTLALHTLAEAQKTGGTVAFVDAEHALDPVYARKLGVNIDELIVSQPDTGEQALEIVDTLVRSNAIDVLVVDSVAALVPRAEIEGEMGDTHVGLQARLMSQSLRKLTGSISRSRCMVIFINQLRMKIGVMYGNPETTTGGNALKFYASVRLDIRRIGQIKNGDEIVGNTTKVKVVKNKVAPPFKQVEFDIMYGQGISKIGEILDIGVKAGLVEKSGAWFSYDSIRIGQGRENAKNFLKENPELMDRLEAAIRSRTDAVAEEMMVGSDEDGDDGN; this comes from the coding sequence ATGGCCGGACAATTGTCACTCGTCGATGTGGGGAAATCAGTGAACAGCACGGACAGGCAGAAGGCGCTCGACGCCGCGCTCGCACAGATCGATCGCGCCTTTGGTAAAGGCTCGGTGATGAAATTGGGCTCGAAGGAGGCGATGCAGGTCGAGGCCATCTCGACCGGGTCTCTGGGTCTCGACATCGCGCTGGGCGTTGGCGGCCTGCCGCGCGGGCGCGTCATTGAAATCTATGGCCCCGAAAGCTCGGGCAAAACGACGCTGGCGCTGCACACGCTGGCCGAAGCACAGAAAACCGGCGGCACCGTCGCGTTCGTCGATGCCGAACATGCGCTCGACCCGGTCTATGCGCGCAAGCTCGGCGTCAACATCGACGAGCTAATCGTGTCGCAGCCCGACACTGGCGAACAGGCGCTGGAAATCGTCGATACGTTGGTGCGCTCGAACGCGATCGATGTGCTGGTCGTCGACTCGGTCGCGGCGCTGGTTCCGCGCGCCGAAATCGAGGGCGAGATGGGCGACACTCATGTTGGCCTGCAAGCGCGCCTGATGTCGCAGTCGCTGCGTAAACTCACCGGTTCGATCAGCCGCTCGCGCTGCATGGTGATCTTCATCAACCAGCTGCGCATGAAAATCGGCGTGATGTACGGCAACCCCGAAACCACGACCGGCGGCAATGCGCTGAAATTCTATGCCTCGGTCCGTCTCGACATCCGCCGCATCGGCCAGATCAAGAATGGCGACGAGATCGTCGGCAACACGACAAAGGTCAAGGTGGTGAAGAACAAGGTGGCGCCGCCGTTCAAGCAGGTCGAATTCGACATCATGTACGGGCAGGGCATTTCCAAGATCGGCGAAATTCTCGACATCGGCGTCAAGGCGGGGCTGGTCGAAAAATCGGGTGCCTGGTTCAGTTATGATTCGATCCGCATCGGCCAAGGCCGCGAAAATGCGAAGAATTTCCTCAAGGAAAATCCCGAACTGATGGATCGGCTCGAAGCTGCGATCCGCAGCCGCACCGACGCGGTGGCCGAAGAAATGATGGTCGGCTCCGACGAAGACGGCGACGACGGCAATTGA
- the speB gene encoding agmatinase → MPAIRLFGLPTDINSSFERGAAAGPAAIRAALFSDRGNMASELGAEIGIDIAFTDDGDLPLTENSAQDDVAIRRHVVMLQEDGEVPLALGGDHAVTFPLVEAAATCFGPVTILHFDAHPDLYDDFAGNPRSHASPFARICEGGNAKRLVQVGIRTLNTHCREQAARFGVEIISMASFTPDAVPVLDGPLYISIDLDGIDPSAAPGVAHPEPGGLTVREVLAVLHKQTAPIVGADIVEHHPGRDIGDVTAILGAKLVREIAALVDRNGTYKT, encoded by the coding sequence ATGCCTGCGATCCGCCTCTTTGGCCTGCCCACCGATATCAACAGCAGTTTCGAACGCGGTGCCGCCGCCGGGCCCGCGGCGATCCGCGCGGCATTGTTCAGCGATCGCGGCAATATGGCGAGCGAGCTTGGGGCTGAGATCGGCATCGATATCGCCTTCACCGACGACGGCGATCTGCCGCTGACCGAAAATAGCGCGCAGGACGATGTTGCGATCCGGCGCCATGTCGTGATGCTGCAGGAAGATGGCGAGGTGCCGCTCGCGCTTGGCGGCGATCATGCGGTGACCTTTCCGCTGGTCGAGGCCGCGGCGACCTGTTTCGGACCGGTGACCATCCTGCATTTCGACGCCCACCCCGATCTCTACGACGATTTTGCAGGCAATCCGCGCAGTCACGCCTCGCCCTTTGCGCGCATCTGCGAAGGCGGCAATGCCAAGCGATTGGTGCAGGTCGGCATCCGCACCCTCAACACGCATTGTCGCGAGCAGGCGGCGCGTTTCGGGGTCGAGATCATCTCGATGGCGAGCTTCACCCCCGACGCGGTGCCGGTGCTGGACGGCCCGCTCTATATCTCGATCGACCTCGACGGCATCGATCCGTCGGCGGCGCCCGGCGTCGCGCATCCCGAGCCCGGGGGGCTGACGGTGCGCGAGGTGCTGGCTGTGCTGCACAAGCAGACCGCGCCGATCGTCGGCGCCGATATCGTCGAGCATCACCCCGGCCGCGACATCGGCGATGTAACCGCGATCCTCGGCGCCAAGCTGGTCCGCGAGATCGCGGCGCTGGTCGACCGCAACGGCACATACAAGACCTGA
- a CDS encoding glutathione S-transferase translates to MTLIVHHLNNSRSQRILWLLEEIGAPYEIKYYDRDATTNLAPPELIAVHPLGKSPVISDGDRVIIESGAITEYLCERHGGDHLVPERGSDDHVSHLEWLHFAEGSAMTPILLRIYTARLGEAAAPLEPRINQQLDAHFAYMESRVGDNGHFIGDSLSAADIMLSFPAEIAIMQGMAPRYPKLAGFVNACHTRPAWQRAREKGGAYYGY, encoded by the coding sequence ATGACCCTGATCGTCCACCATCTGAACAACAGTCGCTCACAGCGTATATTGTGGCTGCTCGAGGAAATCGGCGCGCCGTACGAGATCAAATATTATGATCGCGACGCGACCACCAACCTCGCGCCGCCCGAGCTGATCGCGGTGCATCCGCTCGGCAAATCGCCGGTGATTTCGGATGGCGACCGCGTGATCATCGAATCGGGGGCGATCACCGAATATCTGTGCGAGCGGCACGGCGGCGACCATCTGGTTCCCGAACGCGGCAGCGACGACCATGTCAGCCACCTTGAATGGCTGCATTTCGCCGAAGGATCGGCGATGACCCCAATCCTGCTGCGGATTTACACCGCGCGGCTGGGCGAAGCGGCGGCGCCGCTCGAACCGCGGATCAACCAGCAGCTCGACGCGCATTTCGCCTATATGGAAAGCCGCGTCGGCGACAATGGTCACTTCATTGGCGACAGCCTTTCGGCGGCGGACATCATGCTGAGCTTTCCGGCCGAGATCGCGATCATGCAGGGGATGGCGCCGCGCTATCCGAAACTCGCGGGGTTCGTGAACGCGTGCCATACGCGCCCCGCCTGGCAGCGCGCGCGCGAAAAGGGCGGCGCCTATTATGGCTATTGA
- the alaS gene encoding alanine--tRNA ligase, with the protein MTSTNDIRRSFLDYFGGTGHHIEPSAPLVPYNDPTLMFVNAGMVPFKNVFTGLEKRPYSTAASSQKCVRAGGKHNDLDNVGFTARHHTFFEMLGNFSFGDYFKEQAIHHAWTLITKTWGLAPEKLTATVYHTDDEAFDLWRKIAGLPEERIIRIATSDNFWSMGDTGPCGPCSEIFYDHGDHIWGGPPGSPEEDGDRFVEIWNLVFMQYDQRGPGDRVDLPRPSIDTGMGLERVAAVLQGVHDNYDTDTFKALIAASVDLTGVPAEGATQASHRVIADHLRASSFLIADGVLPSAEGRGYVLRRIMRRAMRHAHLLGAKDPLMYRLLPSLTAEMGAAYPELIRAQPLIAETLEREETKFRQTLDKGLRLLDEATVGMGNGDTLPGEVAFKLYDTYGFPYDLTEDALRTQDIAVDRDGFDAAMAQQKAAARAAWKGSGQKASEEIWFDLAETNGSTEFTGYGATVGEGQVIALVKDGVQVDAASAGDELVVLTNQTPFYGESGGQMGDSGVIATLGGAKASVSDTGKPLGRLHAHQAKLEAGTLKVGDTVQLTVDAERRDRIRANHSATHLLHAALRNRLGGHVTQKGSLVAEDRFRFDFSHPKALSADEIADIESQVNAQIRGNEAVTTRLMTPDDAVAAGALALFGEKYGDEVRVLSMGKATENHYSVELCGGTHVRALGDIALLKIISESAVSSGVRRIEALTGDAARVWLNGRDDALKAAAAALKTSPDDVPARVAALAEQLKKAERELADAKKALALGGGGAGGGAASGPAVEQVGDTAFIAQVVDGLDPKELRGTVDGLKKQVGSGVAMLVAVNDGRASVAVGVTDGVAHNAVDLVKLAVAALGGQGGGGRPDMAQGGGPDGSAADAAVAAVKAALA; encoded by the coding sequence ATGACATCGACCAACGACATTCGCCGCTCGTTCCTCGACTATTTCGGGGGCACCGGGCACCATATCGAACCGTCGGCGCCGCTGGTGCCGTACAACGACCCGACGTTGATGTTCGTCAACGCCGGGATGGTGCCGTTCAAGAATGTCTTCACGGGCCTTGAAAAGCGTCCGTACAGCACTGCGGCGTCGTCGCAGAAATGCGTCCGCGCGGGGGGCAAGCACAACGACCTCGACAATGTCGGCTTTACCGCGCGGCATCATACTTTCTTTGAAATGCTGGGCAATTTTTCGTTCGGCGACTATTTCAAGGAGCAGGCGATCCATCATGCGTGGACCCTGATCACCAAGACCTGGGGGCTGGCGCCCGAGAAGCTGACCGCGACCGTCTATCACACCGATGACGAGGCGTTCGACCTGTGGCGCAAGATCGCTGGGCTGCCCGAGGAGCGGATCATCCGCATCGCGACGAGCGACAATTTCTGGTCGATGGGCGACACCGGGCCGTGCGGGCCGTGCAGCGAAATCTTTTACGACCATGGTGACCATATCTGGGGCGGCCCGCCGGGTTCTCCCGAAGAGGACGGCGACCGCTTCGTCGAAATCTGGAACCTGGTGTTCATGCAGTATGACCAGCGCGGTCCGGGCGACCGCGTCGACCTGCCGCGGCCCAGCATCGACACCGGCATGGGGCTGGAGCGCGTTGCGGCGGTGCTGCAGGGGGTCCACGACAATTACGACACCGACACGTTCAAGGCGCTGATCGCCGCGTCGGTCGACCTGACCGGCGTTCCGGCCGAGGGCGCGACACAGGCGAGCCACCGCGTGATCGCCGATCACCTGCGCGCATCGAGCTTTCTGATCGCCGACGGGGTGCTGCCGTCGGCCGAGGGGCGCGGCTATGTGCTGCGCCGGATCATGCGCCGCGCGATGCGTCACGCGCATCTGCTCGGCGCCAAGGATCCGCTGATGTACCGGCTGCTGCCGTCGCTGACCGCTGAGATGGGCGCCGCCTATCCCGAGCTGATCCGCGCCCAGCCGCTGATCGCCGAGACGCTGGAACGCGAGGAAACCAAGTTCCGCCAGACGCTCGACAAGGGGCTACGGCTGCTCGACGAAGCCACCGTCGGCATGGGCAATGGCGATACGCTGCCTGGCGAGGTCGCGTTCAAGCTCTACGACACCTACGGCTTCCCCTATGACCTGACCGAAGATGCGCTGCGCACGCAGGACATCGCGGTCGATCGCGACGGCTTTGACGCGGCGATGGCGCAGCAGAAGGCGGCGGCGCGCGCGGCGTGGAAGGGCAGCGGGCAAAAGGCATCGGAAGAAATCTGGTTCGACCTGGCCGAAACCAATGGCAGCACCGAATTTACGGGTTATGGCGCCACCGTCGGCGAAGGCCAGGTGATCGCGTTGGTCAAGGACGGCGTCCAGGTCGACGCGGCGAGCGCGGGCGACGAGCTGGTCGTGCTCACCAACCAGACACCTTTTTACGGCGAGAGCGGCGGCCAGATGGGCGACAGCGGCGTCATCGCGACGTTGGGCGGCGCCAAGGCTTCGGTCAGCGACACCGGCAAGCCGCTCGGCCGCCTGCACGCGCATCAGGCCAAGTTGGAGGCGGGGACGCTGAAGGTCGGCGACACGGTGCAGCTGACCGTCGATGCCGAACGCCGCGACCGCATCCGGGCCAATCACAGCGCGACTCATTTGCTGCACGCGGCGCTGCGCAACCGGCTGGGCGGGCATGTGACGCAGAAGGGCAGCCTGGTTGCCGAGGATCGCTTCCGTTTCGACTTCTCGCATCCCAAGGCGCTGAGCGCCGATGAGATCGCCGACATCGAATCGCAAGTGAACGCGCAGATTCGCGGCAATGAGGCGGTGACGACGCGGCTGATGACCCCCGACGACGCGGTCGCGGCGGGCGCGCTGGCGCTGTTCGGTGAGAAATATGGCGACGAAGTGCGGGTGCTCAGCATGGGCAAGGCGACCGAGAATCATTATTCGGTCGAGCTGTGCGGCGGCACGCATGTGCGGGCGCTGGGTGACATCGCGCTGCTCAAGATTATCAGCGAATCCGCCGTGTCTTCGGGGGTGCGGCGGATTGAGGCGCTGACCGGCGATGCCGCGCGCGTGTGGCTGAATGGCCGCGATGACGCGCTGAAGGCGGCGGCGGCGGCGCTCAAGACGTCGCCCGACGATGTCCCGGCGCGCGTTGCGGCGTTGGCCGAGCAGCTCAAGAAGGCCGAACGCGAACTGGCTGATGCGAAGAAGGCGCTGGCGCTCGGCGGTGGTGGGGCCGGCGGCGGCGCGGCGAGCGGACCGGCCGTCGAGCAGGTCGGCGATACCGCGTTCATCGCGCAGGTCGTCGATGGGCTCGATCCCAAGGAATTGCGCGGCACGGTCGATGGCCTCAAGAAACAGGTCGGCAGCGGCGTGGCGATGCTGGTCGCGGTCAATGACGGGCGCGCGTCGGTGGCGGTCGGGGTGACCGACGGGGTCGCGCACAATGCCGTCGATCTCGTCAAGCTCGCGGTCGCGGCGCTGGGCGGGCAGGGCGGCGGTGGCCGTCCCGACATGGCGCAGGGCGGCGGTCCCGATGGCAGCGCGGCCGATGCGGCGGTCGCCGCGGTCAAAGCCGCGCTTGCTTGA
- a CDS encoding SRPBCC family protein: MKPTKKTRRTDHAERLIAAPLVDVFAAFTSADKLARWLPPEGATGTFEHVDLRAGGGFLMRLTFDDADVETKSDDDSDVVEVYIPVLDEGRLIVWEVEFESDDPRFSGTMAMHWYLSRQGGGTLVTIDAHHVPPGISAKDHVEGLNSSLANLAAVVES; encoded by the coding sequence TTGAAACCGACGAAAAAGACGCGGCGCACCGATCATGCCGAACGGCTGATCGCGGCGCCACTGGTCGATGTGTTTGCGGCGTTCACGAGCGCCGACAAGCTGGCCCGCTGGTTGCCACCCGAGGGGGCGACGGGGACGTTCGAGCATGTCGACCTGCGTGCGGGCGGCGGTTTTTTGATGCGACTGACGTTTGATGACGCCGATGTCGAAACCAAGAGCGACGACGATAGCGACGTGGTTGAAGTCTATATTCCAGTCCTCGACGAGGGACGGTTGATCGTGTGGGAGGTCGAGTTCGAATCCGACGATCCGCGCTTTTCAGGGACGATGGCGATGCACTGGTATCTGTCGCGCCAGGGCGGCGGGACGCTGGTGACGATCGATGCGCACCATGTGCCGCCGGGGATTTCGGCGAAGGATCATGTCGAGGGGTTGAATTCGTCGCTGGCGAATTTGGCGGCGGTGGTGGAAAGCTAG
- a CDS encoding holin family protein has translation MSIIEGLIGPIAKLIDKIIPDPEARDRAKLELLKMEGSQEMEAIRTRMTAIVAEANSADPWTSRARPSFLYVMYALLLWAIPMGLIAAARPEMAKGIAEGMNAYLAGIPEPLYALFGTGYLGYTAARAWGKAKGVES, from the coding sequence ATGAGCATTATCGAAGGCCTGATCGGCCCGATCGCCAAGCTGATCGACAAGATCATCCCCGACCCGGAAGCGCGCGACCGCGCCAAGCTGGAACTGCTCAAGATGGAGGGCAGCCAGGAAATGGAGGCGATCCGCACCCGGATGACCGCTATCGTCGCCGAGGCGAACAGCGCCGACCCATGGACCAGCCGCGCGCGGCCGAGCTTCCTCTATGTCATGTATGCGCTGTTGCTGTGGGCAATCCCGATGGGCCTGATCGCCGCGGCGCGGCCCGAGATGGCCAAGGGCATCGCGGAGGGGATGAACGCCTATCTCGCGGGGATTCCCGAACCGCTCTATGCGCTCTTTGGCACGGGGTATTTGGGGTATACGGCGGCGCGGGCGTGGGGGAAAGCCAAGGGGGTGGAGAGTTGA
- a CDS encoding glycosyl hydrolase 108 family protein, translating into MPKSDRLRVDADALIDAVIDREGRYVNHPADRGGPTCWGITEAIARAQGYVGAMRDLPRADAASIYRRLYWLRPGFDTVALRAPHIAAELFDTGVNMGTATAAGFLQRALNALNRAARDYPDIAVDREIGPRTLSALDAFLRARGAGGETVLLRAMEALQGERYIALAERRPSQEAFLYGWLANRIGPH; encoded by the coding sequence ATGCCAAAATCTGACCGTCTGCGCGTCGATGCCGACGCGCTGATCGATGCCGTCATCGACCGCGAAGGCCGATATGTAAACCACCCTGCCGACCGCGGCGGCCCGACCTGCTGGGGCATTACCGAAGCGATCGCGCGTGCGCAGGGCTACGTCGGCGCAATGCGCGACCTGCCGCGCGCCGATGCCGCATCGATCTATCGCCGCCTCTATTGGCTGCGGCCTGGGTTCGATACCGTCGCGCTGCGCGCCCCGCACATCGCCGCCGAACTGTTCGACACCGGGGTCAACATGGGCACCGCCACCGCCGCCGGCTTCCTGCAGCGCGCGCTCAACGCGCTCAACCGCGCCGCGCGCGACTATCCCGACATCGCGGTTGATCGCGAGATCGGGCCGCGCACTTTGTCGGCGCTCGACGCCTTTCTGCGCGCCCGCGGCGCAGGCGGTGAGACGGTCCTGCTGCGCGCGATGGAGGCGCTGCAGGGCGAACGCTACATCGCACTCGCCGAACGCCGCCCCAGCCAGGAGGCGTTTCTCTACGGCTGGCTGGCGAACCGGATTGGCCCGCATTGA
- a CDS encoding NADPH:quinone oxidoreductase family protein produces the protein MRALQVTELLPDHAGAGLADVPVPEPGPGEVRVRVCAAAVNFPDLLMTRGDYQLKPPLPFVSGLEFAGEVDALGEGVSDWQVGHPVVGGNRFGAMAEYCVAPAAALRAKPDRLTWEEAAAYPVAYLTAYVALVRCARVVPDEWVLVHGAAGGVGLAAIDLAKALGARVIAAASSADKRAAIARLYAPDAVIDGGPGFRERVKALTGGAGADVIYDPVGGDVFDESTRCIAFGGRLLVIGFASGRISEVSVNMPLIKGFSVVGVRAGEYGRRFPQRGVENVAAIDALAAAGKIRPQVHAALDLADWRTGFAMLERREVVGKVVLKP, from the coding sequence ATGCGCGCCTTGCAGGTCACCGAATTGTTGCCCGATCATGCCGGAGCCGGGCTGGCCGATGTGCCGGTGCCGGAGCCGGGGCCGGGGGAGGTGCGGGTGCGGGTGTGCGCGGCGGCGGTGAATTTTCCCGATCTGTTGATGACGCGCGGCGATTATCAATTGAAGCCGCCATTGCCTTTTGTTTCGGGGCTCGAGTTTGCTGGTGAGGTTGATGCGTTGGGCGAGGGGGTCTCCGATTGGCAAGTCGGCCACCCGGTGGTCGGCGGCAACCGGTTCGGCGCGATGGCCGAATATTGCGTCGCTCCCGCCGCGGCGCTGCGCGCGAAGCCCGACCGGCTGACGTGGGAGGAGGCCGCGGCCTATCCGGTCGCGTACCTCACCGCCTATGTCGCGCTCGTCCGCTGCGCGCGCGTTGTGCCGGACGAGTGGGTGCTGGTGCATGGCGCGGCGGGCGGCGTCGGGCTGGCGGCGATCGACCTCGCCAAGGCGCTGGGCGCGCGGGTGATCGCGGCGGCGAGTAGTGCCGATAAACGCGCGGCGATCGCGCGGCTTTATGCGCCCGATGCGGTGATCGATGGCGGGCCGGGGTTTCGCGAGCGCGTGAAAGCGCTGACCGGCGGGGCGGGGGCCGATGTGATCTACGATCCCGTTGGCGGCGACGTCTTTGACGAATCGACGCGCTGTATCGCGTTCGGTGGGCGTTTGCTGGTGATCGGTTTCGCGTCGGGGCGTATTTCCGAGGTGTCGGTGAATATGCCGCTGATCAAGGGCTTTTCGGTCGTCGGGGTGCGCGCGGGCGAATATGGCCGCCGCTTTCCCCAACGTGGGGTGGAGAATGTCGCGGCGATCGATGCGCTGGCGGCAGCGGGCAAAATCCGCCCGCAGGTCCATGCCGCGCTCGACCTAGCCGATTGGCGCACCGGCTTTGCGATGCTGGAGCGGCGCGAAGTGGTGGGCAAGGTCGTGCTGAAACCGTGA
- a CDS encoding EF-hand domain-containing protein → MKTLTMIAATFGLAIPVIATAQPKPDDGRLFAMIDTNGDGKLDKAEVTKMAEMRAQRQGDPTMASPDKVDAFIKHVDANGDGVIDKAEIGAMRDARAGAPPAEAPSSAN, encoded by the coding sequence ATGAAGACATTGACGATGATTGCCGCCACGTTCGGCCTGGCGATCCCGGTGATCGCTACCGCGCAGCCGAAGCCCGACGACGGGCGGCTGTTCGCGATGATCGACACCAATGGCGACGGCAAGCTCGACAAAGCCGAAGTCACCAAAATGGCCGAAATGCGCGCGCAGCGGCAGGGCGACCCGACGATGGCCTCGCCCGACAAGGTCGATGCCTTTATCAAGCATGTCGATGCCAATGGCGACGGCGTGATCGACAAGGCCGAGATCGGCGCGATGCGCGATGCGCGCGCCGGGGCGCCGCCGGCAGAGGCGCCATCGAGCGCGAACTGA